The following nucleotide sequence is from Candidatus Obscuribacterales bacterium.
CGGTTTCAAGGAGATCATCGGGTTGACGAAAGGAACTAATCAGTAAACCAATCGTGGGCAAACTCCAAAGAAGCGCAATGAAAATAACTGCCCCATGTACTGGCGCTTGGGATAGAACTTTGTTGAGTCGATTAGCAGGGCGGTGCCGTCGGATGCGAACGATGCTGCGGACCATTAATGACGCTCCTGCTGGCGAAAACGGCGAATATTGACCACCATGATTGGGATGACAGCGATCAAAAGAACCGTGGCGATCGCACTGCCTCGTCCAAAATGGCGATAGTTAAACATTTCCTTAATCATGCGACTGGCAATCACGTCTGTCCCCAAGTTGCCACCCGTCATCACAAATACAATGTCAAAGACCTTGAGTACGAACACAATCATGGTGGTTGTAACTACCGTGATTGTCGGCATGATGGTGGGAATCATGATCCGCCAAAAAATCTGCATTTCGCTGGCTCCATCAATCCGAGCCGCTTCGATCATATCCCGGGGAATTCCCTTGATAGCGGATGAAAGCAGCACCATGCAAAATCCTGTGTAAAGCCAGATCATGATGACAATCAGGGCAACGTTATTAATCGAGCGATCCACAAGCCAGCCGATAGGATCTCCCCCCAGTGCCGTCACCACGCCATTTAATAAGCCAATCTGGTTACTGCCTGCAGGATTGAAGGCATAGACAAATCGCCAGATTACACTAGCCCCTACAAAGGAAATTGCCATCGGCAAAAAGATCAGTGATTTGGCGAGGGTTTCATAGTTAACCCGATCCACCAACACCGCAATCACAAGCCCTAAACTAACGCTGATCCCCGTCACCAACACTAGCCAAAGTAAATTATTACGAAAGACGAGCAGCATCTCTCGACTTGCAAAGGCAAAGAGATAATTCTCCAGCCCCACAAACGTTTCGGATCGGCTATCAAAGAAGCTAATGTATACCGTTCGAACAGTAGGCAACACGAGATAGGCTCCTAGCAATAGCCCCGCTGGCCCAACATAAACCCACGGCAAAAGTTGGTGCTTCCAAACCTTGGGCAGCCTTTCTACGAGTACATTCAACCCATAGACAATGGCAATCACCCCACCAGAGCCGAGGATCACGGCCAGAATGGCATTAAGAATACGCAGCAGGTTATCGGTCATGTTGGCGATCGATCCAGGGTGTTCATAGCAAACTCTCAAACGATGATCGGGACATGCAAAGACCGTCAGCAGGTTGTGCAAGGTGCGATCGCCCTATGCCTAATCCCCACATCAGCCTTTGCATGTCAATGCCCTACGATCAAGGGACAGACTTATTTTGTTCAAAGCTTTGTCTTCCGGGTTGGGTCAGAGACTGGGCATAATCCTGCCTAGGAGCATCCTGAGCCACCTATCAATTGGGCCAACTTGCCTCAATGTTCTCTAGAACTTGATCAACAGGGGTGCCAGCGACATAATCTACAACCCCCGACCAAAATGACCCGGTGCCTACCGCACTGGGCATTAGGTCAGAGCCATCAAAGCGAATACTATCTGCCGTGGTCAAAAACTCAGCTTGCTTTCGGCTGACTGGATCAGGGTATGCATCTAGACTGACCTGTTGATGGGGCGATAGAAAGCCCCCTGCCTCAGCCCAAATTTCATGGGGTTCGGGGGTAGCTAGATACTCCATGAGTGCCCGCGCTTCGGGGGTGTCGTTGAACATACCAAAGACATCACCGGCGACGAGAACGGGTACTCCAAGATCAGGGTTGATGCTGGGGAGTAAAAACACATCGACATCTTCACCCAGAGTGATGTCATCCGGAAAGAAACTAGCAATGAAGTTAGCCTGGCGGTGGAGATAGCAGCGGGGTGGATCGCTAAACAACCCATTGGGGGATGTGCCAAAGGGAGTACTAATCGCCCCTGTGCTGCCACCCACAACATAATCTGGATTTAAGACCACCTGACCAAAGGTTTCAAAGGCAGTCTTCACCTGAGGATCGGTAAAGGGAATCTCATGGCTCACCCACTGGTCATAGGCCTCTGTCCCTGCCGTACGCAGCATAATATCTTCAATCCAGTCGGTGCCCGGCCAGCCGGTAGCATCGCCGCTTTCCAACCCCAAGCACCAAGGCGTGCCTCCATCAGCTACAATCTGGTCGCTGAGAGCCATCAGCTCGTCCCACGTTGTAGGAATATCATAACTATTGGCTTCAAAAGCGTCTGGCACATACCACACTAAACTCTTCACAGACACCCGATACCACATGCCGTACAGAGTGTCGTCAAAGGTGCCTAGATCTAGCCAGGTTTGTGGGTAAGCGGCTTGCAGGGTGGCATCATCCATAAAGTCGGTGACGGGAATAAGCTGACCAGCATCGGCAAAAGCTGCCATCAGACCTGGCTGAGGAAACATGGCAATATCTGGAGCGTTGCCAGCTTCGACCCGCACGGGCAGAAGGGTTGCGAAAGCATCCGTCCCTTCATAAACCACCGTGATCCCCGTCTGCTCTTCAAAGGGTGCCAAGGCTTGCTCTAACTTGTCCTGCTGTTCACCCACCACCACCCCTAAGATGGTGACGGTTCTGGCTGCACTACCGCTATCAGGTTGCTGCGAAGCACCATTACAGGCAGAAAGCAGGAACAAACTTAACCCGACGGTTAAACCTAGAGAATATTTCATATCTTAACGTCCTCAAACAATCAACTTTAGTTCGGTCGTAACTCCTTCTTGCTCTTGCGCAATTGATGGGTTTATCAACAACGTGATTGAACGTTAGTTTAGATTAAGAAGCTGTTTGAACAACTAATGCAGTGCTCATCAGACATGAGACATTCAGCATCGTCCAAACTTAGTGTGTCGAGTATCAATATTGACCAAGCCCAGACTAGATGGCTGGGGCGTCTTAGGTACATCACAAGACGAGTATATCAATCGAATAGCACGGCGATCGGTTGCACGTAATAGTAATCAACAGTCTTCCCAGATCCAACGTTAAACCGAGGAAATACTGAACTTATCATGGTTTGGGAACGAGCCTGGCCGATTACTCTGGCTACCTGACCAATCTCTCTGTGCTGTCGGTCTAAACTTCGCCCAGCAAAGAAAAACCCGCTTAAGCGGGTTCATGCAGGTCAGTGAGTTGGTGCAGGTCAGCTGGCACTAGCCATGGTTTCAATCAAACTTCAGCTTCTTGGCCACGGTTTGTACATCCTTGTCACCTCGCCCTGAACAATTGATCACAATGCGAGGACTACCTGCCACTTGCAGGCAGAGGGTTTCTAGGTAAGCGATCGCGTGGGCAGTTTCCAAGGCTGGGATGATCCCCTCCTGTTGCGAGAGCAGTTGTAGGGCATCTAGGGCCTGCTGATCGGTGACGCTGTAATACTCTGCCCGTCCTAACTGTTTTAGATAGCTATGTTCTGGGCCAACACCGGGATAGTCTAGTCCGGCACTAATGGAATGGGCCTCCACAACTTGCCCATCCTCATCTTGCAGCAGATAGCTCATAGCTCCATGCAACACGCCAATACGCCCTTGGGTGAGCGTGGCTGCATGTTTATCGGTTTCGACCCCTTCACCGGCGGCTTCCACTCCAATCAGGCGAACCGAGGGCTCTTCCACAAACTCGTGGAAAAGTCCCATAGCATTAGAGCCACCACCCACGCAGGCTAGGAGAATATCCGGTAAGCCGTTCCACTTTTCTAAACACTGGGCACGAGTTTCTTCTCCAATCACCGCATGGAAGTCTCGCACCATCATGGGGTAGGGGTGGGGGCCAGCGACGGATCCTAGAATGTAGTGGGTGGTTTCAACGTTGGTCACCCAGTCGCGAATGGCTTCTGATGTGGCATCTTTGAGGGTACCGGTGCCTGCTTCCACCGGGCGCACTTCTGCTCCCATCAAGCGCATCCGAAACACATTCAGAGCTTGACGTTCCATGTCATGAACGCCCATATAGATGACGCAGTCTAGCCCAAACCGAGCACAAACCGTTGCTGTTGCTACGCCATGCTGACCCGCTCCCGTTTCTGCAATAATCCGCTGTTTGCCCATCCGTTTGGCCAACAGCACTTGCCCCAAGGCATTGTTGATTTTGTGCGCACCTGTGTGGTTGAGGTCTTCGCGCTTTAGATAAATCTGAGGGCCTGATCCGTCAGGGCGCTGGTAGTGCTGGGTGAGCCGCTCTGCAAAGTAGAGGGGGGTGGCTCGTCCGACATAGTCCCGCAATAATCCCTGCAGTTCCGATTGAAACGATGCATCGTCGCGGTATTGGTAAAATGCCTGTTCTAGCTCGCTGAGTGCGGGCATCAAGGTTTCGGGAACATACTTACCACCGAACTGGCCAAACCGACCCAAGGGATCAGGCCGCTGGGATAGGGGCGGCATGGTTGGGCGGTTGTCTGGGTTGGGATGAATAGGGGTGCGTGTCACAGAGCCTCAGCACGAATCAAAGGTACTTCCCCCATGATAGAGAAATTTCTTCCGCACTCCACGGCTGATTCAAAATTCCCCTCACATTTCTCCTGCACAACAGGACTCTAGGGGCGGCGATGATGGGGCGATCGCGGCAGGAGGTTCAGCAGAAGCGATCGCCCAAAATCGAACGGGATCGCTAGCCTGCTCGTCTAACAATGGTGCAAACTGCGATATCTTGCCCATGACCCGATCGGTCACCCATAACACTAAAGGTACAGGGGGCGTATCTGGATAGGTCTGGTACTCTAGCTCGAAGGCTAGCAAGACACGGTTGAGGGCAGCGATCGCATCTAATCCCAAGACCATCAATGCGCCGTTAGTCGGATAGGTCATCCCTTGAGAATGAAGCTCTCCATAGAGCGATCGCGTTGAGGTAGGTAGCTTAAGTGCCTGCAGCGGCAGAGCACAATGGGCGCGTAATTTGCGAATAATAGCTCCATGCCAGCGAACATCGTTACAGCAGGCTAGAATGAGCGATCGCTTTTGCTGATTCTTGTACAGTAATGACGACAAGAGCTTCATCGATTGGCGATTGTGGAGGGCGATCGCCCCTGGAGAATAGTTCACCATAGTGCATGACCTCATCGTAAGATTGGGGGCTGGCTGATGATAGTTGGTTGGCAAGGATAGGCGTCGCATCAACCCAACCAACGACATCCAGCACGAATGGTCAATGAATGCAAAAAGGCGAAACTATTCATCTACGGATCGCCTAAGATATGCGATCGCGATGGAATGCTCCGCCCATGACCCGAGCTTTAGCTGAATAGCTCGACGTCAACTAGTTTTTAGATGGTGGCCAAGATGGCCGCCTCGTCTCACAACCACCATGATTAGAATGGCAACGTCATGCAAGACGGTCTCTTGGAAAGGAGTCAGGCTTGAGGTCTCAGGTATTCAATCCATCACGGCATCTAGTACCTAAGACCTAGCTCCCAAATGTGTCTTAACAGACAATGGCAGCTCATTATTTCTCAGAGTTAAATGCAGTTACAGCCTTGTCAAACGTTACTGTTAAGTCCTTCCAAACGGTTTCAAGACCGGACTGAACTTCCTCAACAGCGGACGCACTAGACTCTTGAAACTCAGTCAGTTTAGCCTGCATGGCCTGCTGCTTCACCTGCAGCTCTTCCAACTGATTGTTGTATTCAATCTTGGCGTCAGCTTTGGCTTGATCGGCTTTGGCTCGAAGCTCATCAATTCGAGCGCTAAGCTTATCAAACTCAGCTTGTACCTTCTCTTGGTAGGCTTCTTTTTGGCTTAGCGTAGTCATAGGATTGACTCCTTTTTCAATGTCATTATTGGTTGGTTTATCGGCTCATAACTCGTTTCTAGAAAAGCGATCGCTTCCTGAGTTCACTACCAAAAACTAGGCTAATTCCTATAGATTCCCTATAGAACTTGTTGCCTAGGCAGAGCCTCAATGAGTTACTTCACGAATGAACCTACTCTGATCTAACTTCAAATCCTATGGGTTTGTAATCTATCTTTTGCTGTATTATCAATTGCTTCATCTCATTCCTATGGAGGATTTGCGAGAAGGCATTGTAGCTTGGAGCACAACTTGATATATCAAATGGAAACGACCGACCAAAGACTTTCAGGAGTTATAGCATCGGCTGACCCAATACATCATCCTATCGTCTAAAGCCTTTGGTCTAAAGCGATCGCTCCCTTGACTGATTAGCTCTGCCGATCGGTTAATAAATCACTCAGTTGACTAATATCGATTCCCATATCTCGACAGGTATCTTGGAGCACACGACCAAATTGATCGGTATTTTCCCCATAGCCACATTGCTGGGCTGCCACCTTCAAGCCAAGTCTTGCATTGGCTTGAGCACAGGAAATCAAATCAACACCTTGAAGAGGTTTTAATGCTGCCATCGGTAGCATCTCCTAAATGAACATCAAATCATAGACAGTTCAATTTATAGACGAGACAAAAACTATGCCTCATGTTTCTGTATTTTCCTGACCTGTATTTTCTTGAGAGATCAAGATATTGGCAGATCGCTTCTCTTTTAACCTTAAAACATACACTCTCACCCTTCATCCACCCATCGGTTGAGGCTGATTGACAAGGATTCTCCCTGAGTTGATGAAGTCAAACCCCCACTGAAGCATCAGCTCTTGCCCCGATGTGAGGATTGATACGTCGAGGGGCAAAACCCCTCACCCCGATGAACTCATAGAGAGCTAACTTATACGAGTTAGGCGTTGGGCTATGTAGTCCTTCCTCATCTACTCTTCACGGTCATACCCGCTATCATGATAGAAGTAACCGCTTTGACTGTCTGGTTAGCCTATCTCGTTATTCTTCCAAATGTATCCCGGTCGCGCTAACAGGTTGCACTCATACCCCATTGCCCACCAACTATCCTGGTATCGATGCACAAGGCTTGTCTGCACTCTCATCACGCCGCTAGCCGCCGCAGCCTAGCCACCCAGGTACGCCATAAGCGATCGCTTGTTCCCTCAGCCAGAAAAAAGATTTGACATGAGCTGACTAATTTCAGTAAGATTAGGATTTGTTGAATCGCAATTACCAACCCTAATAGGACTGCTTCCAATCACTCATGCCGACTATTCAGCAACTCATTCGCAGCGAACGCCAAAAGGCTATAAAGAAGACGAAGTCACCTGCCCTCAAGAGCTGCCCTCAGCGTCGAGGCGTTTGTACGCGCGTTTATACAACGACTCCTAAGAAGCCTAACTCAGCTCTGCGTAAAGTTGCGAGGGTTCGCCTAACATCGGGCTTTGAAGTAACTGCTTACATCCCTGGGATTGGGCACAACCTACAAGAACACTCCGTGGTCATGATTCGGGGGGGTCGGGTTAAGGATCTGCCTGGTGTTCGCTATCACATCATTCGCGGCACCCTAGATGCAGCTGGCGTTAAGGATCGGCTACAGGGGCGCTCGAAATATGGAACCAAGCGTCCTAAGCAAAAGTAGATAGCTATCCTTCAACCTCCCGCACAAACATATGGGTGAAAGGTGGTTGATGGTTCCGTGACTTACACTTATATCTGGCTTTTCATGGGTCTGATCCCTGCTGCAGGATCAGAGCATAGAAATGTCCACGGCAGACCTTGATGGTGCTCCGGTTGATATCTAAGCGTTCTTCATGACCCTCGTAGACATCGCAAAGATTTAGAGAAATGAATGGCAGCAGTTTACAATGGCGATCGCCCTAATTGGGTTGCCTGCCCCTAATTCATTCTTGGTTAACCATTCACGCCCTCATCTCTGTTTTAGTTTCATTGCCTTCACTCTATATAGGTTGAATTCACAATGTCTCGTCGCACTGTCATTCAGAAGCGCCCCATTCCGGCTGATCCGGTTCACAACAGCCGTCTTGTCACCATGATGGCTCGGCGCATCATGTCCAGCGGAAAGAAATCTCTGGCCTACCGCATTATCTATGATGCCTTCCAGCTCATTCAAGAGCGCACCGGCAACGACCCCCTCGAAACCTTCGAAACGGCTGTTCGTAACGCAACTCCTTTGGTTGAAGTGAAGGCACGCCGGGTTGGTGGAGCCACCTACCAAGTTCCCATGGAAGTTCGTTCGGATCGGGGAACAGCTCTGGCCCTTCGCTGGCTATCTCAGTTTTCTCGCCAACGCCCCGGGCGCACCATGGCAGGCAAGCTAGCCAACGAACTCATGGATGCTGCTAACGAAACCGGCAATGCCATTCGCAAGCGGGAAGAAACACATCGTATGGCCGAAGCGAACAAAGCGTTTGCCCACTATCGTTACTAAGAGCGTTACGACGTAACGTTGTGGGATGAGCCTACACTTTGTATAGTTACAAAAGTATAGAATTGAGAGGCTGAACCGTTTACTCAACCAACAAAAC
It contains:
- a CDS encoding sugar ABC transporter permease, which codes for MTDNLLRILNAILAVILGSGGVIAIVYGLNVLVERLPKVWKHQLLPWVYVGPAGLLLGAYLVLPTVRTVYISFFDSRSETFVGLENYLFAFASREMLLVFRNNLLWLVLVTGISVSLGLVIAVLVDRVNYETLAKSLIFLPMAISFVGASVIWRFVYAFNPAGSNQIGLLNGVVTALGGDPIGWLVDRSINNVALIVIMIWLYTGFCMVLLSSAIKGIPRDMIEAARIDGASEMQIFWRIMIPTIMPTITVVTTTMIVFVLKVFDIVFVMTGGNLGTDVIASRMIKEMFNYRHFGRGSAIATVLLIAVIPIMVVNIRRFRQQERH
- a CDS encoding ABC transporter substrate-binding protein gives rise to the protein MKYSLGLTVGLSLFLLSACNGASQQPDSGSAARTVTILGVVVGEQQDKLEQALAPFEEQTGITVVYEGTDAFATLLPVRVEAGNAPDIAMFPQPGLMAAFADAGQLIPVTDFMDDATLQAAYPQTWLDLGTFDDTLYGMWYRVSVKSLVWYVPDAFEANSYDIPTTWDELMALSDQIVADGGTPWCLGLESGDATGWPGTDWIEDIMLRTAGTEAYDQWVSHEIPFTDPQVKTAFETFGQVVLNPDYVVGGSTGAISTPFGTSPNGLFSDPPRCYLHRQANFIASFFPDDITLGEDVDVFLLPSINPDLGVPVLVAGDVFGMFNDTPEARALMEYLATPEPHEIWAEAGGFLSPHQQVSLDAYPDPVSRKQAEFLTTADSIRFDGSDLMPSAVGTGSFWSGVVDYVAGTPVDQVLENIEASWPN
- the trpB gene encoding tryptophan synthase subunit beta translates to MTRTPIHPNPDNRPTMPPLSQRPDPLGRFGQFGGKYVPETLMPALSELEQAFYQYRDDASFQSELQGLLRDYVGRATPLYFAERLTQHYQRPDGSGPQIYLKREDLNHTGAHKINNALGQVLLAKRMGKQRIIAETGAGQHGVATATVCARFGLDCVIYMGVHDMERQALNVFRMRLMGAEVRPVEAGTGTLKDATSEAIRDWVTNVETTHYILGSVAGPHPYPMMVRDFHAVIGEETRAQCLEKWNGLPDILLACVGGGSNAMGLFHEFVEEPSVRLIGVEAAGEGVETDKHAATLTQGRIGVLHGAMSYLLQDEDGQVVEAHSISAGLDYPGVGPEHSYLKQLGRAEYYSVTDQQALDALQLLSQQEGIIPALETAHAIAYLETLCLQVAGSPRIVINCSGRGDKDVQTVAKKLKFD
- the rpsL gene encoding 30S ribosomal protein S12, which translates into the protein MPTIQQLIRSERQKAIKKTKSPALKSCPQRRGVCTRVYTTTPKKPNSALRKVARVRLTSGFEVTAYIPGIGHNLQEHSVVMIRGGRVKDLPGVRYHIIRGTLDAAGVKDRLQGRSKYGTKRPKQK
- the rpsG gene encoding 30S ribosomal protein S7, with product MSRRTVIQKRPIPADPVHNSRLVTMMARRIMSSGKKSLAYRIIYDAFQLIQERTGNDPLETFETAVRNATPLVEVKARRVGGATYQVPMEVRSDRGTALALRWLSQFSRQRPGRTMAGKLANELMDAANETGNAIRKREETHRMAEANKAFAHYRY